Proteins co-encoded in one Colletes latitarsis isolate SP2378_abdomen chromosome 13, iyColLati1, whole genome shotgun sequence genomic window:
- the Dnapol-alpha180 gene encoding DNA polymerase alpha catalytic subunit isoform X2, protein MSDAGPSSARTKRQKVDKTGRLSAFEKLKQLKGNKHKYEIEELENVYEEVDEKEYSKTVINRQNDNWIIDDGESGYVEDGREIFDDDLDNESIQEARKQKITGPRKSNKDSKKKGTIESMLMNMPSKRKVDVGLDDDNILGDLMSELKKTNIVKKPEFNSVRNKFSIASRLNENTETEQNLQSVSERKTVETVDDEFAIFDCSKKNINERTESQSIAEGSSENIVDDDVSSQTISNKDSEKSSSQIIDDESEDLSQFVGDFYNTDFEAENVSNIKKSLKNESKESKSVVRAKIDDIKTETMNSESLNEILNTEFATQANLEVFVETELDFPVTTNINQEEVFRFYWWDAYEDPFKQPGVVYLFGKVFVPAVKEYCSCCLTIKNVPRRIYLLPRVHVKTSSKESKDDPKLNTMENVYKEFNEFANKSRIKEFRCSTVLKHYAFEQEGTPAMSEYLEVRYSANYPAMPADYSGPSIERVFGTTVNPLELLLIERNIKGPCWLDVKCPLPSGVKVTWPKIKVNCMKMENISVSTESQTLPPLVIMTLNIRTSLNSKTQQNEVVMVAILVHRNYYVDKEPPKPSFQQHFCLITHPRDTPWPKQAQEMLSNISYTKLIKFETEIELLEEFLKIVNTNDPDLFIGYDCGFQFDILMHRMFALKVSNWSRLGRLKRTVPPLFKGRINFNQVLAGRPICDIQVSAKELNLKVRSFDLQSLCTAVLKKKESECKEIKPGECASFYSTIQKIEHLIKITLTEALNILCIVFELNVLPLALQITCIAGNVISRTLTAGRAERNEYLLLHAFHLKEYITPDKRITKKGKDAENKENTGRKKAAYAGGLVLEPRKGFYDKLILLMDFNSLYPSIIQEYNLCFTTVPGAAYVDNVDLTIPESNLEPGIIPTEIRKLVESRVEVKKLMKTPNISPELKMQYNIRQLALKLTANSMYGCLGATHCRFYAKGLAALVTAKGREILQHTKNLVEKLNYEVIYGDTDSIMINTNLLEYEEVFSVGKKIKQEVNKLYKRVELDIDGVFRYLLLLQKKKYAAVTMTKLSNGQIELIQEHKGLDIVRRDWCQLACDIGKKILDQLLSDQSNENRLEQIFNILQNVAKSVRENQVSLSSLVITKQLSKNPNEYPDTKQAHVQVALRLNKDGGRMWKAGDTVPYIICDDGTQKSATERAYHIDEYKKNDSLKIDVDYYLMSQIFPVVLRICEPIEGIDDVLLAENLGIEVVYKSKRLIHTEENNEVPLLVNDDRFRYCLPLKFTCVNEKCQSEIIIKDIVVETPTGNQLSLAACSNPDCLTKPWIYVNVIQNALVLAVRETLNDYYNGWLECENPLCGERTQILPLGFRKKYPTCRNCGDADLHRIFSETKLYNQMCFYLHIFDVSQPKCKNLLSQYPQGIRTAYDSLKEAMEKILRRNAFSIVCLDAIFSSVNPQHKSSGLRQDIVDISDRSEDEMWNNDEIVSYIKINKK, encoded by the exons ATGAGTGACGCGGGAC CATCTTCTGCAAGAACTAAGCGTCAAAAGGTAGACAAAACTGGAAGATTGTCGGCGTTCGagaaattaaaacaattaaaagGCAACAAACACAAATACGAAATCGAAGAATTAGAAAATGTTTACGAGGAAGTGGATGAGAAAGAATATTCCAAAACTGTAATAAATAGGCAAAATGATAATTGGATTATCGATGACG GAGAAAGTGGTTATGTGGAGGATGGCAGAGAAATTTTCGATGACGATTTGGATAATGAAAGCATACAGGAAGcaagaaaacagaaaattacTGGACCAAGGAAGAGCAATAAGGACTCTAAGAAGAAAGGAACAATTGAAAGCATGTTAATGAACATGCCTTCTAAAAGGAAAGTGGATGTCGGATTAGACGACGATAATATTCTGGGGGATTTGATGTCTGAGTTGAAGAAAACCAATATAGTGAAAAAACCAGAGTTCAATAGTgttagaaataaattttctatagcTTCTAGATTAAATGA AAATACTGAAACAGAACAGAATTTGCAGTCAGTTTCTGAACGCAAAACAGTGGAAACTGTCGATGATGAGTTTGCAATCTTTGACTGTTCAAAAAAGAACATAAATGAGAGAACAGAATCTCAAAGTATTGCTGAGGGTAGTAGTGAGAACATTGTAGATGATGATGTTAGTTCGCAAACAATATCAAACAAAGACAGTGAAAAGAGCAGTAGTCAAATAATCGATGATGAAAGTGAGGATCTCAGTCAGTTTGTTGGAGAT TTCTATAACACAGACTTTGAAGCAGAAAATGTCAGTAACATTAAAAAATCACTTAAAAACGAGAGCAAAGAAAGTAAATCAGTCGTACGAGCAAAAATTGACGACATCAAGACGGAAACTATGAACTCTGAGAGTTTGAATGAGATCTTGAACACAGAATTCGCCACGCAAGCTAATTTAGAAGTTTTTGTAGAGACAGAACTAGATTTCCCAGTGACGACGAACATAAACCAAGAGGAAGTGTTTAGATTTTACTGGTGGGATGCTTATGAAGATCCTTTCAAACAACCTGGAGTTGTGTATTTGTTTGGGAAAGTCTTTGTACCGGCTGTGAAAGAATATTGTTCTTGTTGCTTAACAATCAAGAATGTGCCACGAAGAATTTACCTTCTGCCTAGAGTTCAT GTGAAAACATCGTCCAAAGAAAGCAAAGATGACCCAAAATTAAACACAATGGAGAACGTGTACAAAGAATTCAATGAATTTGCAAATAAGTCTAGAATAAAAGAGTTTCGCTGCAGCACGGTTTTGAAACACTATGCTTTCGAGCAGGAGGGTACTCCGGCAATGTCAGAGTACTTGGAAGTTAGGTATTCTGCTAATTACCCAGCAATGCCAGCTGATTATTCCGGACCTTCGATAGAACGAGTTTTTGGGACAACTGTGAATCCTTTGGAACTGCTTCTGATTGAAAGAAATATCAAAGGACCATGTTGGTTAGATGTTAAATGTCCCCTGCCATCTGGAGTAAAAGTCACTTGGCCCAAAATAAAG GTAAATTGTATGAAAATGGAGAACATTAGTGTTTCAACGGAGTCACAAACGTTACCGCCATTAGTGATAATGACGTTGAACATAAGGACGTCTTTGAATTCTAAAACACAACAGAATGAAGTGGTGATGGTCGCTATACTAGTGCATCGAAACTATTACGTCGACAAGGAACCACCCAAACCGTCGTTTCAACAACACTTTTGCT TAATCACCCACCCACGAGACACGCCATGGCCGAAACAAGCCCAGGAAATGCTGTCGAATATTTCGTATACAAAACTAATAAAATTTGAAACGGAAATAGAGTTATTAGAAGAATTTTTGAAGATAGTGAACACGAATGATCCAGATTTATTTATTGGATACGATTGTGGTTTCCAATTTGACATACTAATGCACAGAATGTTTGCTTTAAAAGTTTCGAATTGGAGCAGACTTGGAAGACTTAAGCGAACTGTACCACCATTATTTAAG GGCAGGATAAATTTCAACCAAGTTTTAGCTGGTCGTCCCATCTGTGACATACAGGTATCAGCCAAAGAATTGAACCTGAAAGTTAGAAGCTTCGATCTGCAATCGCTTTGCACAGCA GTATTGAAAAAGAAGGAAAGCGAGTGCAAAGAAATAAAACCTGGAGAATGCGCGTCGTTTTATAGTACAATTCAGAAAATAGagcatttaattaaaataacattAACGGAAGCATTGAATATTCTGTGCATCGTTTTCGAACTAAATGTTCTTCCACTGGCATTGCAAATTACGTGCATTGCTG GGAATGTGATTTCGAGAACGTTAACAGCTGGACGTGCTGAAAGAAACGAATATTTATTGTTGCATGCTTTCCACTTGAAAGAATATATAACACCGGATAAACGAATCACAAAAAAGGGAAAAGATGCTGAAAATAAAG AAAATACTGGAAGAAAGAAGGCAGCTTATGCTGGTGGATTAGTTCTGGAACCGAGAAAAGGATTCTATGATAAACTTATTTTATTGATGGACTTTAATTCCTTGTATCCGAGCATAATTCAAGAATACAATTTATGTTTCACCACTGTACCCGGTGCTGCTTatgtcgataacgta GATCTAACGATACCAGAATCGAATTTGGAGCCTGGAATAATTCCAACAGAAATTCGTAAATTGGTCGAAAGCCGAGTGGAGGTGAAAAAGTTAATGAAGACCCCGAATATTTCACCAGAATTGAAAATGCAATATAATATCAGGCAATTAGCTTTGAAACTGACAGCCAATTCTATGTATGGCTGCTTGGGCGCGACTCATTGCAGATTTTATGCTAAAGGGCTGGCTGCTCTGGTTACAG CAAAAGGTAGAGAAATTTTACAACACACAAAGAATCTAGTTGAAAAATTGAACTATGAAGTCATATATGGAGACACAGACTCCATAATGATAAATACAAATCTGTTAGAGTACGAGGAAGTTTTCTCCGTTGGAAAGAAG ATTAAACAGGAGGTCAACAAATTGTACAAACGAGTTGAATTAGATATTGATGGTGTCTTTCGTTATTTACTCCTTCTGCAGAAGAAAAAGTATGCTGCTGTTACAATGACTAAGTTATCTAATGGCCAGATAGAATTAATCCAAGAACACAAGGGTTTGGACATAGTGAGAAGAGATTGGTGTCAATTGGCTTGCGACATTGGAAA GAAAATTTTAGATCAGCTGCTTTCTGATCAGTCAAATGAAAACAGATTGGAAcagattttcaatattttgcaaAATGTTGCAAAAAGCGTTCGAGAAAATCAAGTATCCTTGTCTTCTTTGGTTATTACTAAACAATTATCGAAAAATCCTAACGAGTATCCTGATACTAAGCAAGCTCATGTTCAAGTGGCGTTGAGATTAAACAAAGATGGCGGTAGAATGTGGAAAGCTGGAGACACTGTTCCATACATTATATGTGAC GACGGAACACAGAAATCTGCAACCGAACGAGCTTATCACATAGACGAGTATAAGAAGAACGATTCTTTGAAAATTGATGTCGATTATTATTTAATGAGTCAAATTTTTCCTGTTGTTTTGAGAATTTGCGAACCCATCGAAGGAATTGACGATGTTTTGCTGGCTGAAAATCTgg GAATAGAAGTTGTATACAAATCGAAGAGACTAATACATACAGAAGAAAACAACGAAGTTCCATTGTTAGTGAATGACGACAGGTTTAGGTATTGTCTTCCCCTAAAATTCACTTGCGTAAACGAGAAATGCCAGtcagaaattattataaaagatATAGTGGTCGAAACA cCCACTGGGAATCAATTATCGCTCGCTGCATGTTCAAATCCAGATTGTTTAACAAAACCATGGATATATGTAAATGTTATACAAAATGCATTGGTACTTGCTGTTCGAGAAACATTAAATGATTACTATAATGGTTGGCTAGAGTGTGAGAATCCACTGTGTGGAGAAAGAACGCAAATCCTTCCACTAGGTTTCCGTAAAAAGTATCCAACATGCAGGAATTGTGGCGATGCTGATTTGCATAGAATT TTTTCAGAGACAAAACTTTACAATCAGATGTGTTTCTATCTCCACATTTTCGATGTTAGTCAACCGAAATGTAAAA aTTTATTATCTCAGTATCCACAGGGCATTAGAACAGCTTATGATTCTTTGAAAGAAGCAATGGAGAAAATACTAAGACGTAATGCATTTTCTATTGTGTGTTTGGACGCCATTTTTTCGAGTGTTAATCCACAACATAAATCATCAGGTTTGAGACAAGACATTGTGGATATATCCGATAGATCAGAGGATGAAATGTGGAATAACGATGAAATAGTaagttatataaaaattaataaaaaataa
- the Dnapol-alpha180 gene encoding DNA polymerase alpha catalytic subunit isoform X3 encodes MSDAGPSSARTKRQKVDKTGRLSAFEKLKQLKGNKHKYEIEELENVYEEVDEKEYSKTVINRQNDNWIIDDGESGYVEDGREIFDDDLDNESIQEARKQKITGPRKSNKDSKKKGTIESMLMNMPSKRKVDVGLDDDNILGDLMSELKKTNIVKKPEFNSVRNKFSIASRLNDNSRNTETEQNLQSVSERKTVETVDDEFAIFDCSKKNINERTESQSIAEGSSENIVDDDVSSQTISNKDSEKSSSQIIDDESEDLSQFVGDFYNTDFEAENVSNIKKSLKNESKESKSVVRAKIDDIKTETMNSESLNEILNTEFATQANLEVFVETELDFPVTTNINQEEVFRFYWWDAYEDPFKQPGVVYLFGKVFVPAVKEYCSCCLTIKNVPRRIYLLPRVHVKTSSKESKDDPKLNTMENVYKEFNEFANKSRIKEFRCSTVLKHYAFEQEGTPAMSEYLEVRYSANYPAMPADYSGPSIERVFGTTVNPLELLLIERNIKGPCWLDVKCPLPSGVKVTWPKIKVNCMKMENISVSTESQTLPPLVIMTLNIRTSLNSKTQQNEVVMVAILVHRNYYVDKEPPKPSFQQHFCLITHPRDTPWPKQAQEMLSNISYTKLIKFETEIELLEEFLKIVNTNDPDLFIGYDCGFQFDILMHRMFALKVSNWSRLGRLKRTVPPLFKGRINFNQVLAGRPICDIQVSAKELNLKVRSFDLQSLCTAVLKKKESECKEIKPGECASFYSTIQKIEHLIKITLTEALNILCIVFELNVLPLALQITCIAGNVISRTLTAGRAERNEYLLLHAFHLKEYITPDKRITKKGKDAENKENTGRKKAAYAGGLVLEPRKGFYDKLILLMDFNSLYPSIIQEYNLCFTTVPGAAYVDNVDLTIPESNLEPGIIPTEIRKLVESRVEVKKLMKTPNISPELKMQYNIRQLALKLTANSMYGCLGATHCRFYAKGLAALVTAKGREILQHTKNLVEKLNYEVIYGDTDSIMINTNLLEYEEVFSVGKKIKQEVNKLYKRVELDIDGVFRYLLLLQKKKYAAVTMTKLSNGQIELIQEHKGLDIVRRDWCQLACDIGKKILDQLLSDQSNENRLEQIFNILQNVAKSVRENQVSLSSLVITKQLSKNPNEYPDTKQAHVQVALRLNKDGGRMWKAGDTVPYIICDDGTQKSATERAYHIDEYKKNDSLKIDVDYYLMSQIFPVVLRICEPIEGIDDVLLAENLGIEVVYKSKRLIHTEENNEVPLLVNDDRFRYCLPLKFTCVNEKCQSEIIIKDIVVETPTGNQLSLAACSNPDCLTKPWIYVNVIQNALVLAVRETLNDYYNGWLECENPLCGERTQILPLGFRKKYPTCRNCGDADLHRIFSETKLYNQMCFYLHIFDVSQPKCKNLLSQYPQGIRTAYDSLKEAMEKILRRNAFSIVCLDAIFSSVNPQHKSSGLRQDIVDISDRSEDEMWNNDEII; translated from the exons ATGAGTGACGCGGGAC CATCTTCTGCAAGAACTAAGCGTCAAAAGGTAGACAAAACTGGAAGATTGTCGGCGTTCGagaaattaaaacaattaaaagGCAACAAACACAAATACGAAATCGAAGAATTAGAAAATGTTTACGAGGAAGTGGATGAGAAAGAATATTCCAAAACTGTAATAAATAGGCAAAATGATAATTGGATTATCGATGACG GAGAAAGTGGTTATGTGGAGGATGGCAGAGAAATTTTCGATGACGATTTGGATAATGAAAGCATACAGGAAGcaagaaaacagaaaattacTGGACCAAGGAAGAGCAATAAGGACTCTAAGAAGAAAGGAACAATTGAAAGCATGTTAATGAACATGCCTTCTAAAAGGAAAGTGGATGTCGGATTAGACGACGATAATATTCTGGGGGATTTGATGTCTGAGTTGAAGAAAACCAATATAGTGAAAAAACCAGAGTTCAATAGTgttagaaataaattttctatagcTTCTAGATTAAATGA TAATTCCAGAAATACTGAAACAGAACAGAATTTGCAGTCAGTTTCTGAACGCAAAACAGTGGAAACTGTCGATGATGAGTTTGCAATCTTTGACTGTTCAAAAAAGAACATAAATGAGAGAACAGAATCTCAAAGTATTGCTGAGGGTAGTAGTGAGAACATTGTAGATGATGATGTTAGTTCGCAAACAATATCAAACAAAGACAGTGAAAAGAGCAGTAGTCAAATAATCGATGATGAAAGTGAGGATCTCAGTCAGTTTGTTGGAGAT TTCTATAACACAGACTTTGAAGCAGAAAATGTCAGTAACATTAAAAAATCACTTAAAAACGAGAGCAAAGAAAGTAAATCAGTCGTACGAGCAAAAATTGACGACATCAAGACGGAAACTATGAACTCTGAGAGTTTGAATGAGATCTTGAACACAGAATTCGCCACGCAAGCTAATTTAGAAGTTTTTGTAGAGACAGAACTAGATTTCCCAGTGACGACGAACATAAACCAAGAGGAAGTGTTTAGATTTTACTGGTGGGATGCTTATGAAGATCCTTTCAAACAACCTGGAGTTGTGTATTTGTTTGGGAAAGTCTTTGTACCGGCTGTGAAAGAATATTGTTCTTGTTGCTTAACAATCAAGAATGTGCCACGAAGAATTTACCTTCTGCCTAGAGTTCAT GTGAAAACATCGTCCAAAGAAAGCAAAGATGACCCAAAATTAAACACAATGGAGAACGTGTACAAAGAATTCAATGAATTTGCAAATAAGTCTAGAATAAAAGAGTTTCGCTGCAGCACGGTTTTGAAACACTATGCTTTCGAGCAGGAGGGTACTCCGGCAATGTCAGAGTACTTGGAAGTTAGGTATTCTGCTAATTACCCAGCAATGCCAGCTGATTATTCCGGACCTTCGATAGAACGAGTTTTTGGGACAACTGTGAATCCTTTGGAACTGCTTCTGATTGAAAGAAATATCAAAGGACCATGTTGGTTAGATGTTAAATGTCCCCTGCCATCTGGAGTAAAAGTCACTTGGCCCAAAATAAAG GTAAATTGTATGAAAATGGAGAACATTAGTGTTTCAACGGAGTCACAAACGTTACCGCCATTAGTGATAATGACGTTGAACATAAGGACGTCTTTGAATTCTAAAACACAACAGAATGAAGTGGTGATGGTCGCTATACTAGTGCATCGAAACTATTACGTCGACAAGGAACCACCCAAACCGTCGTTTCAACAACACTTTTGCT TAATCACCCACCCACGAGACACGCCATGGCCGAAACAAGCCCAGGAAATGCTGTCGAATATTTCGTATACAAAACTAATAAAATTTGAAACGGAAATAGAGTTATTAGAAGAATTTTTGAAGATAGTGAACACGAATGATCCAGATTTATTTATTGGATACGATTGTGGTTTCCAATTTGACATACTAATGCACAGAATGTTTGCTTTAAAAGTTTCGAATTGGAGCAGACTTGGAAGACTTAAGCGAACTGTACCACCATTATTTAAG GGCAGGATAAATTTCAACCAAGTTTTAGCTGGTCGTCCCATCTGTGACATACAGGTATCAGCCAAAGAATTGAACCTGAAAGTTAGAAGCTTCGATCTGCAATCGCTTTGCACAGCA GTATTGAAAAAGAAGGAAAGCGAGTGCAAAGAAATAAAACCTGGAGAATGCGCGTCGTTTTATAGTACAATTCAGAAAATAGagcatttaattaaaataacattAACGGAAGCATTGAATATTCTGTGCATCGTTTTCGAACTAAATGTTCTTCCACTGGCATTGCAAATTACGTGCATTGCTG GGAATGTGATTTCGAGAACGTTAACAGCTGGACGTGCTGAAAGAAACGAATATTTATTGTTGCATGCTTTCCACTTGAAAGAATATATAACACCGGATAAACGAATCACAAAAAAGGGAAAAGATGCTGAAAATAAAG AAAATACTGGAAGAAAGAAGGCAGCTTATGCTGGTGGATTAGTTCTGGAACCGAGAAAAGGATTCTATGATAAACTTATTTTATTGATGGACTTTAATTCCTTGTATCCGAGCATAATTCAAGAATACAATTTATGTTTCACCACTGTACCCGGTGCTGCTTatgtcgataacgta GATCTAACGATACCAGAATCGAATTTGGAGCCTGGAATAATTCCAACAGAAATTCGTAAATTGGTCGAAAGCCGAGTGGAGGTGAAAAAGTTAATGAAGACCCCGAATATTTCACCAGAATTGAAAATGCAATATAATATCAGGCAATTAGCTTTGAAACTGACAGCCAATTCTATGTATGGCTGCTTGGGCGCGACTCATTGCAGATTTTATGCTAAAGGGCTGGCTGCTCTGGTTACAG CAAAAGGTAGAGAAATTTTACAACACACAAAGAATCTAGTTGAAAAATTGAACTATGAAGTCATATATGGAGACACAGACTCCATAATGATAAATACAAATCTGTTAGAGTACGAGGAAGTTTTCTCCGTTGGAAAGAAG ATTAAACAGGAGGTCAACAAATTGTACAAACGAGTTGAATTAGATATTGATGGTGTCTTTCGTTATTTACTCCTTCTGCAGAAGAAAAAGTATGCTGCTGTTACAATGACTAAGTTATCTAATGGCCAGATAGAATTAATCCAAGAACACAAGGGTTTGGACATAGTGAGAAGAGATTGGTGTCAATTGGCTTGCGACATTGGAAA GAAAATTTTAGATCAGCTGCTTTCTGATCAGTCAAATGAAAACAGATTGGAAcagattttcaatattttgcaaAATGTTGCAAAAAGCGTTCGAGAAAATCAAGTATCCTTGTCTTCTTTGGTTATTACTAAACAATTATCGAAAAATCCTAACGAGTATCCTGATACTAAGCAAGCTCATGTTCAAGTGGCGTTGAGATTAAACAAAGATGGCGGTAGAATGTGGAAAGCTGGAGACACTGTTCCATACATTATATGTGAC GACGGAACACAGAAATCTGCAACCGAACGAGCTTATCACATAGACGAGTATAAGAAGAACGATTCTTTGAAAATTGATGTCGATTATTATTTAATGAGTCAAATTTTTCCTGTTGTTTTGAGAATTTGCGAACCCATCGAAGGAATTGACGATGTTTTGCTGGCTGAAAATCTgg GAATAGAAGTTGTATACAAATCGAAGAGACTAATACATACAGAAGAAAACAACGAAGTTCCATTGTTAGTGAATGACGACAGGTTTAGGTATTGTCTTCCCCTAAAATTCACTTGCGTAAACGAGAAATGCCAGtcagaaattattataaaagatATAGTGGTCGAAACA cCCACTGGGAATCAATTATCGCTCGCTGCATGTTCAAATCCAGATTGTTTAACAAAACCATGGATATATGTAAATGTTATACAAAATGCATTGGTACTTGCTGTTCGAGAAACATTAAATGATTACTATAATGGTTGGCTAGAGTGTGAGAATCCACTGTGTGGAGAAAGAACGCAAATCCTTCCACTAGGTTTCCGTAAAAAGTATCCAACATGCAGGAATTGTGGCGATGCTGATTTGCATAGAATT TTTTCAGAGACAAAACTTTACAATCAGATGTGTTTCTATCTCCACATTTTCGATGTTAGTCAACCGAAATGTAAAA aTTTATTATCTCAGTATCCACAGGGCATTAGAACAGCTTATGATTCTTTGAAAGAAGCAATGGAGAAAATACTAAGACGTAATGCATTTTCTATTGTGTGTTTGGACGCCATTTTTTCGAGTGTTAATCCACAACATAAATCATCAGGTTTGAGACAAGACATTGTGGATATATCCGATAGATCAGAGGATGAAATGTGGAATAACGATGAAATA atttga